In the genome of Coregonus clupeaformis isolate EN_2021a chromosome 1, ASM2061545v1, whole genome shotgun sequence, one region contains:
- the LOC121543884 gene encoding testis-expressed protein 47 isoform X2 has translation MEASSQLLSLDQQKEEDVGTSLFHCHMKQRRLLNPQEEMKFLLHRLIVVASLPQQHADRKDLGVHYEELNQRLQRYYQGDTITGLLLLYPTCMLHVIESSSEVLVSLLQDLRDMQEQPHCVLIEAPRVLVMSHDLPSRLFQQWSYKVLNVQAKVGGALSRDGPEEEEEEDTETLVSTTLSMLLKLGNHLLKATKGSKMPPGSVLDEVPEMIVPQYILVQLLSRGDLLSPQQYLQAYHTPLHILMDSGHVFGSSQLTTV, from the exons atggAAGCATCCAGCCAGCTACTAAGTCTTGATCAACAGAAGGAGGAAGATGTTGGGACTAGCTTGTTTCACTGCCATATGAAGCAAAGAAGGCTTTTGAATCCTCAAGAGGAGATG aAGTTCCTGTTACACCGGTTGATAGTCGTCGCCAGCCTCCCCCAGCAACACGCAGACAGGAAAGACCTGGGAG TACACTACGAAGAGCTGAACCAGCGCTTGCAGAGGTATTACCAAGGTGACACTATCACAGGTCTGCTTTTGCTGTACCCAACCTGCATGCTTCATGTCATTGAG TCCTCCAGCGAGGTTCTTGTGTCTCTGCTGCAGGATCTGAGAGACATGCAGGAACAGCCACACTG TGTTCTGATCGAGGCACCCAGGGTCTTGGTGATGTCACATGACCTTCCCAGCAGGCTGTTCCAGCAGTGGAGCTACAAGGTGCTGAATGTGCAGGCCAAGGTGGGTGGGGCGCTGAGTAGAGACgggccagaggaggaggaggaggaggacacagaGACACTGGTCAGCACCACCCTGTCTATGCTGCTCAAGCTTGGGAATCACCTCCTCAAAGCCACCAAG GGGTCAAAGATGCCCCCGGGCTCTGTTCTCGATGAGGTACCAGAGATGATAGTCCCTCAGTACATCCTGGTTCAGCTCCTGTCCAGAGGAGACCTTCTGAGCCCCCAGCAGTACCTGCAGGCCTACCACACCCCTCTCCACATCCTCATGGACTCTG GGCACGTGTTTGGAAGCAGTCAGCTAACTACAGTTTAG
- the LOC121543884 gene encoding testis-expressed protein 47 isoform X3: protein MSLLAKLEESHRAVRKKFLLHRLIVVASLPQQHADRKDLGVHYEELNQRLQRYYQGDTITGLLLLYPTCMLHVIESSSEVLVSLLQDLRDMQEQPHCVLIEAPRVLVMSHDLPSRLFQQWSYKVLNVQAKVGGALSRDGPEEEEEEDTETLVSTTLSMLLKLGNHLLKATKGSKMPPGSVLDEVPEMIVPQYILVQLLSRGDLLSPQQYLQAYHTPLHILMDSERTWPPPEHLRCEF, encoded by the exons ATGTCGCTGCTTGCAAAGCTGGAAGAGTCCCACAGGGCCGTTAGAAAG aAGTTCCTGTTACACCGGTTGATAGTCGTCGCCAGCCTCCCCCAGCAACACGCAGACAGGAAAGACCTGGGAG TACACTACGAAGAGCTGAACCAGCGCTTGCAGAGGTATTACCAAGGTGACACTATCACAGGTCTGCTTTTGCTGTACCCAACCTGCATGCTTCATGTCATTGAG TCCTCCAGCGAGGTTCTTGTGTCTCTGCTGCAGGATCTGAGAGACATGCAGGAACAGCCACACTG TGTTCTGATCGAGGCACCCAGGGTCTTGGTGATGTCACATGACCTTCCCAGCAGGCTGTTCCAGCAGTGGAGCTACAAGGTGCTGAATGTGCAGGCCAAGGTGGGTGGGGCGCTGAGTAGAGACgggccagaggaggaggaggaggaggacacagaGACACTGGTCAGCACCACCCTGTCTATGCTGCTCAAGCTTGGGAATCACCTCCTCAAAGCCACCAAG GGGTCAAAGATGCCCCCGGGCTCTGTTCTCGATGAGGTACCAGAGATGATAGTCCCTCAGTACATCCTGGTTCAGCTCCTGTCCAGAGGAGACCTTCTGAGCCCCCAGCAGTACCTGCAGGCCTACCACACCCCTCTCCACATCCTCATGGACTCTG AGCGTACTTGGCCTCCACCTGAGCATCTTCGATGTGAATTCTGA
- the LOC121543884 gene encoding testis-expressed protein 47 isoform X1: MEASSQLLSLDQQKEEDVGTSLFHCHMKQRRLLNPQEEMKFLLHRLIVVASLPQQHADRKDLGVHYEELNQRLQRYYQGDTITGLLLLYPTCMLHVIESSSEVLVSLLQDLRDMQEQPHCVLIEAPRVLVMSHDLPSRLFQQWSYKVLNVQAKVGGALSRDGPEEEEEEDTETLVSTTLSMLLKLGNHLLKATKGSKMPPGSVLDEVPEMIVPQYILVQLLSRGDLLSPQQYLQAYHTPLHILMDSERTWPPPEHLRCEF, encoded by the exons atggAAGCATCCAGCCAGCTACTAAGTCTTGATCAACAGAAGGAGGAAGATGTTGGGACTAGCTTGTTTCACTGCCATATGAAGCAAAGAAGGCTTTTGAATCCTCAAGAGGAGATG aAGTTCCTGTTACACCGGTTGATAGTCGTCGCCAGCCTCCCCCAGCAACACGCAGACAGGAAAGACCTGGGAG TACACTACGAAGAGCTGAACCAGCGCTTGCAGAGGTATTACCAAGGTGACACTATCACAGGTCTGCTTTTGCTGTACCCAACCTGCATGCTTCATGTCATTGAG TCCTCCAGCGAGGTTCTTGTGTCTCTGCTGCAGGATCTGAGAGACATGCAGGAACAGCCACACTG TGTTCTGATCGAGGCACCCAGGGTCTTGGTGATGTCACATGACCTTCCCAGCAGGCTGTTCCAGCAGTGGAGCTACAAGGTGCTGAATGTGCAGGCCAAGGTGGGTGGGGCGCTGAGTAGAGACgggccagaggaggaggaggaggaggacacagaGACACTGGTCAGCACCACCCTGTCTATGCTGCTCAAGCTTGGGAATCACCTCCTCAAAGCCACCAAG GGGTCAAAGATGCCCCCGGGCTCTGTTCTCGATGAGGTACCAGAGATGATAGTCCCTCAGTACATCCTGGTTCAGCTCCTGTCCAGAGGAGACCTTCTGAGCCCCCAGCAGTACCTGCAGGCCTACCACACCCCTCTCCACATCCTCATGGACTCTG AGCGTACTTGGCCTCCACCTGAGCATCTTCGATGTGAATTCTGA